The Magnolia sinica isolate HGM2019 chromosome 10, MsV1, whole genome shotgun sequence genome includes a window with the following:
- the LOC131258108 gene encoding putative disease resistance protein At1g50180: protein MAIVESIVEHLLQSLADPLIQEARFLCGVGGQVEWLDGEFKRMKCFLKDAAAKQDGNEGVKNWVQSVSDVAYDAEDAIDTFLFRVAPLRRKGFVGRVRRYAFIIIELIALHKVGSEIERIKNKIREISESRSTYGIESIDQGAGMRYTGVSIREWRLTSPLAQEPDFVGFEKDLDELVVRLTDGEPRRCVVSVVGMGGLGKTTLTKKLYNTDTVKKHFDSHAWISVSQEFSVRDLLQAVIKTCMVLSKEELEVVEKADIIRLQYKLSMYLKEKKYLVVLDDIWTNDTWDVLKDAFPDIKNGSRVILTTRKKDVALHADAQSPPHELRFLNDEESWELFCKKAFPGRVDGCPPDLEELGRDIVEKLHCLPLAIVVLGGLLSRKETTDWEKVRKSISWQCVKGEDKISRILSLSYKDLPYYLKPCFLYLGNFPEDYEFHYMELIQMWTAEGFLEERGEETLEEVGEDCLKELIQRSMVQVASRSSSGGIKSCRIHDLLRDLSIVEAKEGKFLEVHRGNANSPALQPLTARRLAIQHDDLSTYISLSRSTSHLRSVLMYTQGSTGLQSEQEMFLYRGFELLRVLYLHGVEIDELPKEIGKLIHLRYLRCTKTELKSLPSSIGNLPNLQTLCIASPNNIKVPSTILKMQQLRHLQVKYVFDEVHYLGWFGTWGMIQGHSRLKQMSNLQTLAYVMAGEWLHGCVGMLTNLRKLGICLDLEGVYDDVLYESIEKMVRLQSLTLVTRYPFPLSVPFTRLRKLRKLRLEVKLNKLPEFHEFPTNLTKLTLKNTFLEQDAMATLEKLKNLRILRLYGSSYWGKEMACSAQGFPRLEFFYIKELFQLEEWRLGEGAMRSLLNLQIWDCPQMKKLPEGLQHVTTLEKLELWSMSDEFNGRLEEDDGEDWHKFKHIPSIDIRY from the coding sequence aTGGCCATTGTTGAGTCCATTGTCGAGCACCTTCTCCAAAGTCTAGCTGACCCCCTCATTCAAGAAGCCCGTTTCTTATGTGGGGTTGGCGGTCAAGTTGAATGGCTCGATGGGGAATTTAAGCGGATGAAATGCTTCCTGAAAGACGCAGCCGCCAAACAAGATGGAAATGAAGGAGTAAAGAACTGGGTGCAGAGCGTGAGTGATGTTGCATACGATGCTGAAGACGCCATCGACACCTTTCTCTTCAGGGTAGCACCCTTGAGGCGAAAAGGATTTGTGGGCCGCGTTAGAAGGTACGCTTTCATCATCATTGAGTTGATAGCTCTCCATAAGGTGGGCTCGGAGATTGAACGGATAAAGAATAAAATCCGTGAGATCTCTGAAAGTAGGTCGACCTACGGAATTGAAAGTATCGACCAGGGAGCAGGGATGAGATACACCGGTGTAAGCATCCGAGAATGGAGGCTCACTTCTCCTCTTGCTCAAGAACCAGATTTTGTTGGGTTTGAGAAGGACTTGGATGAATTGGTGGTGAGGTTGACAGACGGAGAGCCACGACGTTGTGTTGTTTCTGTAGTCGGAATGGGTGGTCTCGGTAAGACCACTCTTACTAAGAAACTTTATAACACTGATACTGTTAAGAAACATTTTGATTCTCATGCATGGATTTCTGTATCACAAGAATTTTCTGTAAGAGATCTTTTGCAGGCCGTGATAAAAACCTGCATGGTGCTGTCTAAAGAGGAGCTCGAGGTGGTGGAGAAAGCGGACATTATTAGGCTGCAGTACAAGCTCTCCATGTATTTGAAAGAGAAGAAATACCTAGTGGTATTAGATGATATATGGACAAATGACACATGGGATGTTCTAAAGGATGCTTTCCCTGATATAAAAAATGGAAGCAGGGTCATTCTCACCACGCGCAAGAAAGATGTAGCTTTACATGCAGATGCACAAAGCCCACCCCATGAACTGCGATTTCTAAACGATGAAGAGTCATGGGAATTGTTTTGTAAAAAAGCATTCCCAGGACGAGTCGACGGTTGCCCTCCGGATTTGGAGGAGTTAGGAAGAGATATTGTCGAAAAATTGCATTGTCTACCGCTTGCAATCGTTGTCCTTGGAGGTCTCCTATCAAGGAAAGAAACAACAGATTGGGAGAAGGTACGCAAGAGCATTAGTTGGCAGTGTGTTAAGGGAGAAGATAAAATCTCCAGAATATTATCTTTAAGCTATAAAGATCTGCCCTACTACTTAAAACCATGTTTTCTCTACCTCGGCAATTTTCCAGAGGACTACGAGTTCCACTACATGGAACTGATTCAAATGTGGACAGCAGAAGGGTTTCTTGAAGAGAGAGGGGAAGAAACACTGGAAGAGGTTGGAGAAGATTGTCTGAAGGAGTTGATTCAGAGAAGTATGGTTCAAGTTGCAAGTAGAAGTTCAAGCGGGGGTATTAAAAGTTGTCGCATCCACGATCTTTTGCGGGACCTCTCCATTGTAGAAGCTAAAGAAGGTAAATTTCTCGAAGTTCACCGTGGGAATGCCAATTCTCCTGCACTTCAACCTCTTACAGCCCGTCGGCTTGCAATTCAACATGATGATTTAAGTACCTACATTTCCTTAAGCCGTTCCACTTCACACCTTCGTTCTGTGTTGATGTACACCCAAGGCTCTACCGGGCTTCAAAGCGAACAAGAGATGTTTCTCTATAGAGGCTTTGAGTTGCTTAGGGTGCTATATCTACACGGTGTAGAAATAGACGAGCTACCAAAGGAAATAGGTAAACTAATTCACCTGAGATACCTCAGGTGTACCAAAACTGAATTAAAAAGCCTCCCATCCTCCATAGGCAATCTTCCCAACTTACAAACTCTATGTATAGCATCTCCTAATAACATCAAAGTACCCAGCACTATCCTGAAGATGCAGCAGTTAAGACATCTTCAAGTGAAGTACGTGTTTGATGAGGTTCATTACTTGGGATGGTTTGGAACTTGGGGAATGATACAAGGACATTCAAGGCTTAAGCAGATGAGTAACCTGCAGACTCTAGCATACGTAATGGCTGGGGAGTGGCTGCATGGTTGCGTGGGAATGCTTACAAATCTTAGAAAACTAGGAATATGTTTAGATTTGGAAGGAGTGTATGATGATGTATTGTATGAATCCATTGAGAAAATGGTTCGCCTCCAGTCTCTTACGTTAGTGACGAGATACCCATTCCCATTGTCGGTGCCTTTTACACGTCTTCGCAAGTTACGTAAATTGCGTTTGGAAGTAAAGTTAAACAAGTTACCAGAGTTTCATGAATTCCCAACAAACCTCACCAAGCTTACCTTGAAAAACACATTTTTGGAGCAAGACGCAATGGCGACGTTGGAGAAGCTGAAAAACCTTCGCATTCTTAGATTGTATGGGAGTTCATATTGGGGAAAGGAAATGGCGTGTTCTGCACAAGGGTTTCCTCGACTGGAATTCTTTTATATTAAAGAATTATTTCAGTTAGAGGAGTGGAGATTGGGGGAAGGAGCTATGCGGAGTCTTTTAAATTTACAAATCTGGGACTGCCCGCAAATGAAGAAGCTTCCGGAAGGACTTCAACACGTGACTACTCTCGAGAAATTGGAGTTGTGGAGCATGTCTGATGAATTCAATGGAAGACTTGAAGAAGACGACGGGGAGGATTGGCATAAGTTTAAGCACATACCCTCCATCGACATTCGCTATTAG